The Stenotrophomonas maltophilia sequence GCGGCTCGAGGGCAGGGTGGATGCGCCTATCTGACCGCGTTTGCGCGGACTTGTCATGATGCGCCAGCACACGCGCGTGATCGGATGGCTGCTGGCGGTGCTGGCAATGGCTGCTTTCACCGCATTGGGGCTGTGGCAGCTGCAGCGCATGCATGCCAAACAGGCAATGTTGGATGCACAAGGTCCAGCCGCAGCGCAGGCACTGTCGTTGGCACGGGCGCTCGCGGCGCCCGGTGCGTTGCATGGCGTGGCCGATCACGGTCGCTTCCTGCCCGGCGTGGTGCTGCTGGACAACCAGACCCGGCACGGCCGCGCGGGCGTGAAGATCTACCGCCCGTTCCGCAGTGACGAGGGCAGCGTGCTGCTGGTCGATCTGGGTTGGCGCGCGCTGCCGCCGGATCGCACCCTGCCGGAGCTGCCGGCACCCCCTTCGCCGGTGGCCGTGCGTGGGCTGCTGGCGCCGCCGCCGTCGGCAGGATTGGCACTGGGCCCGGCGTTCTCCGCTACCGACGAGGCCGGGCGTTGGCTGGCCAGCCGCTTGCCCGCAGAGGGCCTCGCGGCGGCGCTTGGCCTGCCGGCATTGCCCGAGCGGGTCCTTCGACTGGACCCGACGCTGCCGTTCGGCGACGAACGCGACCTGGACCTGCTGCCGAACACGCTGCCACC is a genomic window containing:
- a CDS encoding SURF1 family protein, which produces MMRQHTRVIGWLLAVLAMAAFTALGLWQLQRMHAKQAMLDAQGPAAAQALSLARALAAPGALHGVADHGRFLPGVVLLDNQTRHGRAGVKIYRPFRSDEGSVLLVDLGWRALPPDRTLPELPAPPSPVAVRGLLAPPPSAGLALGPAFSATDEAGRWLASRLPAEGLAAALGLPALPERVLRLDPTLPFGDERDLDLLPNTLPPQRHLGYAVQWFGLALTVLAVALVLEWRRRRAVARPASLTQP